One Longimicrobium sp. DNA window includes the following coding sequences:
- the dacB gene encoding D-alanyl-D-alanine carboxypeptidase/D-alanyl-D-alanine-endopeptidase, whose amino-acid sequence MWAAAIAAALGGAAATVGSAGTQGAAGPLQAQADAVVPNKSEWTIMAYSLDRNQTLFAINAEQPKVPASNNKVYSSIWALGVLGPDYRFPTDLLINGNIQNGVLQGDVIIRGSGDPGFGYPSYEKDNLDPLRTMARRLKALGINQVTGSVIGDATIHDRQNFGPAWPLDTGMGAAHYAPTVSGLPYQRNMLWVEPNGQGPNGFVLHPDVPEIPVVWQSRGGRGYAVRRPEQDTVRLRGGIGRPGTRFPVGAFEPALLAPAALRQAMREAGIQVNGAVKLQRTPRGAKLAHRHLSLTLAEMVPQLNQHSDNFFAEHFWKAAVAKTTGQGSYTRGGPASANFFHRNAGVPYGQLWQADGSGLSANNRTSANSMVMTLKFADKAPYSRVFHESLAVAGDPGGTMKRMFVGTAAAGNLHAKTGYIRQVRSLSGYVKTASGERVAFSFIYNGRNTSGARGVQVALGNLLATYRR is encoded by the coding sequence ATGTGGGCCGCGGCCATCGCCGCGGCGCTGGGCGGGGCGGCGGCCACGGTGGGCTCGGCGGGTACGCAGGGCGCGGCGGGGCCCCTCCAGGCCCAGGCCGACGCCGTCGTGCCCAACAAGAGCGAGTGGACCATCATGGCCTACTCGCTGGACCGCAACCAGACGCTGTTCGCCATCAACGCGGAGCAGCCCAAGGTCCCCGCGTCCAACAACAAGGTCTACTCCTCCATCTGGGCGCTGGGGGTGCTGGGGCCGGACTACCGCTTCCCCACCGACCTGCTGATCAACGGCAACATCCAGAACGGCGTGCTGCAGGGCGACGTGATCATCCGCGGCTCGGGCGACCCCGGCTTCGGCTATCCGTCGTACGAAAAGGACAACCTCGACCCGCTGCGCACCATGGCGCGGCGTCTCAAGGCGCTGGGGATCAACCAGGTGACCGGCAGCGTCATCGGCGACGCGACGATCCACGACCGGCAGAACTTCGGGCCCGCATGGCCGCTGGACACGGGGATGGGCGCCGCCCACTACGCGCCCACGGTGAGCGGCCTCCCCTACCAGCGCAACATGCTGTGGGTGGAGCCGAACGGGCAGGGGCCGAACGGCTTCGTGCTGCACCCGGACGTGCCGGAGATCCCCGTCGTCTGGCAGAGCCGCGGCGGGCGCGGATACGCGGTGCGCAGGCCGGAGCAGGACACGGTGCGGCTGCGCGGCGGCATCGGGCGGCCGGGGACGCGCTTTCCGGTGGGCGCGTTCGAGCCGGCGCTGCTCGCCCCCGCCGCGCTGCGCCAGGCCATGCGCGAGGCGGGGATCCAGGTGAACGGCGCGGTCAAGCTGCAGCGCACGCCGCGCGGGGCGAAGCTGGCGCACCGCCACCTCTCGCTGACGCTCGCCGAGATGGTGCCGCAGCTCAACCAGCACTCGGACAACTTCTTCGCCGAGCACTTCTGGAAGGCAGCGGTGGCCAAGACCACCGGCCAGGGAAGCTACACGCGGGGCGGCCCGGCGTCGGCCAACTTCTTCCACCGCAACGCCGGGGTGCCGTACGGGCAGCTCTGGCAGGCGGACGGGTCGGGACTCTCGGCCAACAACCGCACCAGCGCCAACTCGATGGTGATGACGCTGAAGTTCGCGGACAAGGCGCCGTACTCGCGGGTGTTCCACGAGTCGCTGGCCGTGGCCGGCGACCCGGGCGGCACCATGAAGCGGATGTTCGTGGGGACGGCGGCCGCGGGGAACCTGCACGCCAAGACGGGCTACATCCGCCAGGTGCGCTCGCTCTCCGGCTACGTGAAGACGGCGAGCGGCGAGCGCGTGGCGTTCTCCTTCATCTACAACGGCCGCAACACCTCCGGGGCCCGCGGCGTGCAGGTGGCGCTGGGGAACCTGCTGGCGACGTATCGCAGGTAG
- a CDS encoding putative metal-dependent hydrolase, which yields MRRFQRHPGYQEAALEQNDPRFPIGKFRLEGEVTPERRREWIARIEAAPARFRAVVAALGPDHLDTPYREGGWTVRQLVHHLPDSHMNAYVRFKLALTEDNPAIKTYDEALWANLPDTRDTPPEVSLALLDALHLRWVTLLSSVQDAEWSRTLKHPEWGDMPLNSVLALYAWHGDHHTAHLTGLRERLG from the coding sequence GTGCGCCGTTTCCAGCGACACCCCGGCTACCAGGAGGCGGCATTGGAGCAGAACGACCCGCGGTTCCCCATCGGCAAGTTCCGGCTGGAGGGCGAGGTCACGCCCGAGCGGCGGCGCGAGTGGATCGCGCGCATCGAGGCGGCGCCGGCACGCTTCCGCGCGGTGGTGGCGGCGCTGGGCCCGGATCACCTGGACACGCCCTACCGCGAGGGCGGATGGACGGTGCGGCAGCTCGTGCACCACCTTCCGGACAGCCACATGAACGCGTACGTGCGCTTCAAGCTGGCCCTCACGGAAGACAACCCCGCCATCAAGACGTACGACGAGGCGCTCTGGGCGAACCTCCCCGACACGCGCGACACGCCGCCTGAGGTGTCGCTGGCGCTGCTCGACGCACTTCACCTGCGCTGGGTCACCCTCCTCAGCTCGGTGCAGGATGCCGAGTGGAGCCGCACGCTCAAGCACCCGGAGTGGGGCGACATGCCGCTGAATTCCGTGCTGGCGCTGTACGCCTGGCACGGGGATCATCACACGGCGCACCTCACGGGTCTGCGCGAGCGGCTAGGGTGA
- a CDS encoding 1,4-dihydroxy-6-naphthoate synthase codes for MSDVLTLGYSPCPNDTFIFDALVHGRIEVDGLRFEERLEDVETLNRLAAEAALDVTKISYGAIPGLLRDYVLLRSGGALGRGCGPLVVARREMDAAELANARIAIPGRNTTANLLLRLFAPDAAPGVERVYSDIMPAVARGEFDAGLIIHESRFTYPQHGLVRVVDLGEWWEATTGLPIPLGGILARRALGEDAIRAVEDGIRRSVEFAFADPEASRPYVRAHAQEMDDVVTQQHIDLYVNRFSVDVEEEGARAIEALFARARQAGVIDAEVPSPFL; via the coding sequence ATGAGCGACGTGCTGACGCTGGGGTATTCGCCGTGCCCGAACGACACCTTCATCTTCGACGCGCTCGTGCATGGGCGGATCGAGGTGGATGGGCTTCGCTTCGAGGAGCGGCTGGAGGACGTGGAGACGCTGAACCGGCTGGCGGCGGAGGCGGCGCTCGACGTCACCAAGATCTCGTACGGGGCCATCCCCGGGCTGCTGCGCGACTACGTGCTCCTGCGCAGCGGCGGGGCGCTGGGGCGCGGGTGCGGGCCGCTCGTCGTGGCGCGCCGCGAGATGGATGCGGCGGAGCTGGCGAATGCGCGCATCGCCATCCCCGGGCGCAACACGACGGCGAACCTCCTCCTACGCCTCTTCGCGCCCGATGCGGCGCCGGGAGTGGAGCGGGTGTACAGCGACATCATGCCAGCCGTCGCGCGCGGCGAGTTCGATGCGGGGCTCATCATCCACGAGTCGCGCTTCACCTACCCGCAGCACGGGCTGGTGCGCGTCGTGGACCTGGGCGAATGGTGGGAAGCGACCACCGGCCTCCCGATCCCCCTCGGCGGCATCCTGGCGCGCCGCGCGCTGGGCGAGGACGCGATCCGCGCGGTGGAGGACGGCATCCGGCGCTCGGTCGAGTTCGCGTTCGCCGATCCCGAGGCGTCGCGCCCGTACGTGCGTGCCCACGCGCAGGAGATGGACGACGTCGTGACGCAGCAGCACATCGACCTGTACGTGAACCGCTTCTCGGTTGATGTGGAGGAGGAGGGCGCGCGCGCGATCGAGGCCCTCTTCGCGCGTGCCCGCCAGGCCGGCGTCATCGACGCAGAGGTGCCGTCGCCTTTCCTCTGA
- a CDS encoding Rrf2 family transcriptional regulator: MNSRFTVAVHILTLIARSEGTPVTSEYIAGSVNTNPSLVRRLLSQMTRAGLTTSRMGAGGGALLARPAEQITLRDVYRAVDEGELFGLHREQPNARCPVGRNIQPMLEARFDAARQALESELDRTTIADTAAEIGAREEQGAAR, translated from the coding sequence ATGAACAGCCGATTCACCGTCGCGGTCCACATCCTGACGCTGATCGCCCGCAGCGAGGGGACGCCGGTCACCTCGGAGTACATCGCGGGGAGCGTGAACACGAACCCGTCGCTGGTGCGGCGGCTCCTGTCGCAGATGACGCGGGCGGGGCTGACCACGTCGCGGATGGGCGCCGGCGGGGGCGCGCTGCTGGCCCGCCCCGCGGAGCAGATCACGCTGCGCGACGTGTATCGCGCGGTGGATGAGGGCGAGCTCTTCGGCCTCCATCGCGAGCAGCCGAACGCGCGCTGCCCCGTGGGCCGCAACATCCAGCCGATGCTGGAGGCGCGCTTCGATGCCGCCCGGCAGGCGCTGGAGTCGGAGCTCGACCGCACCACCATCGCGGACACCGCCGCGGAGATCGGCGCGCGGGAGGAGCAGGGCGCGGCACGCTGA
- a CDS encoding SDR family oxidoreductase, with amino-acid sequence MIAVTGATGHLGRLVIENLLERGVAAGEIVALARSPEKARDLAACGVQVRAADYTQPDTLATALQGVEKLLLVSGNELGQRAAQHRNVVNAARDAGVRLLAYTSILNADTGRMQLAVEHSASEEIIRASGIPFVFLRNGWYLENYTGSLASTVEHGALLGSADDGGVSAASRADFAAAAAAVITGSGHENQTYELGGDPFTLPELAAIIARESGRPVEYRNLSEDAYTGVLASFGLPEPLARMLADSDRGIARGELTTDRDDLRRLIGRAPTTPSEAVAAALRG; translated from the coding sequence ATGATCGCAGTCACCGGAGCCACCGGCCACCTCGGCCGCCTCGTAATCGAGAACCTGCTGGAGCGCGGCGTCGCGGCCGGCGAGATCGTCGCGCTGGCGCGCAGCCCGGAGAAGGCGCGGGACCTCGCCGCGTGCGGCGTGCAGGTGCGCGCGGCGGACTACACGCAGCCCGACACCCTGGCCACGGCGCTGCAGGGCGTGGAGAAGCTGCTCCTGGTCTCGGGCAACGAGCTGGGGCAGCGCGCGGCGCAGCATCGCAACGTGGTGAATGCGGCTCGCGACGCGGGCGTCCGGCTGCTGGCGTACACCAGCATCCTGAACGCGGACACGGGCAGGATGCAGCTCGCCGTGGAGCACAGTGCGTCGGAGGAGATCATTCGCGCGTCGGGGATCCCGTTCGTCTTCCTGCGCAACGGCTGGTACCTGGAGAACTACACGGGCAGCCTCGCCTCGACGGTGGAGCACGGCGCGCTTCTCGGCAGCGCCGACGACGGCGGGGTCAGCGCGGCGTCTCGTGCGGACTTCGCGGCCGCGGCGGCGGCGGTGATCACCGGGAGCGGGCACGAGAACCAGACGTACGAGCTCGGCGGCGACCCGTTCACGCTCCCGGAGCTCGCCGCGATCATCGCGCGCGAGAGCGGCCGCCCGGTCGAATACAGGAACCTCTCCGAGGATGCCTACACCGGGGTGCTGGCGAGCTTCGGGCTGCCGGAGCCGCTCGCCCGCATGCTGGCCGACTCCGACCGTGGCATCGCGCGCGGCGAGCTCACCACCGACCGCGACGACCTCCGCCGCCTGATCGGCCGTGCCCCGACCACCCCCAGCGAAGCGGTTGCCGCCGCCCTGCGCGGGTAA
- a CDS encoding DEAD/DEAH box helicase translates to MTDTNTEAAAAPLFTELGLEPDVLATLEALGYEEPTPIQVEAIPTLLAGRDVLGQAATGTGKTAAFALPLVQRIDANLRGVQALVLAPTRELAVQVAEATHRYGAKRGVSVLAVYGGQPIDRQLRELRRGVNVVVGTPGRILDHIRRGSLDLSAVGYVVLDEADEMLDMGFIEDIETILTETPAGRQTALFSATFPPRIAQLAARHMSDPVRVTVRAPKLETPLVRQAAYVVPRPYKLEALARVLDLEAPTSAILFCRTRNEVDELNEALSVRGYRPEALHGGLNQAQRDRVMKRFRDGTADLLIATDVAARGLDVEHVSHVINYDIPQTPEVYVHRIGRTGRAGREGTAITLVQPREQGLLRGIERVVGRPIEVARVPTVADLRARRVELLRSAIRETIEEDEFDGYREIAASLAEDGYDPLDIAAAAAKLAADATRGEEPENEVEIPQWENRPQRPHDDTRGPRGRRDSFDGPGRDGPPRGRRPRADMTRLFIGVGRRRGIRPGDIVGAIVGEAKIPAEGIGSIEIADQFTLVEVAEEHADHVIRTMSRAAIKGRPVSIRRSHD, encoded by the coding sequence TTGACCGATACGAACACCGAAGCCGCCGCCGCACCGCTCTTCACCGAGCTCGGGCTGGAGCCCGACGTGCTGGCGACGCTTGAAGCATTAGGGTACGAAGAGCCCACCCCCATCCAGGTGGAGGCGATCCCGACCCTCCTGGCCGGGCGCGACGTGCTGGGGCAGGCCGCCACCGGCACCGGCAAGACCGCCGCGTTCGCTCTGCCGCTGGTGCAGCGCATCGACGCGAACCTGCGCGGAGTGCAGGCGCTGGTTCTGGCGCCCACGCGCGAGCTGGCCGTGCAGGTGGCCGAGGCCACGCACCGCTACGGCGCCAAGCGCGGCGTGAGCGTGCTGGCCGTGTACGGCGGCCAGCCCATCGACCGCCAGCTCCGCGAGCTGCGCCGCGGCGTCAACGTCGTGGTGGGCACCCCGGGGCGCATCCTGGACCACATCCGCCGCGGCTCGCTGGACCTTTCCGCCGTCGGCTACGTGGTGCTGGACGAGGCGGACGAGATGCTGGACATGGGGTTCATCGAGGACATCGAGACGATCCTCACCGAGACCCCGGCGGGACGGCAGACGGCGCTCTTCTCCGCCACCTTCCCGCCCCGCATCGCGCAGCTCGCCGCGCGCCACATGAGCGACCCGGTGCGCGTGACCGTGCGCGCGCCGAAGCTGGAGACGCCGCTGGTGAGGCAGGCGGCGTACGTGGTGCCGCGGCCGTACAAGCTGGAGGCGCTGGCCCGCGTGCTCGACCTGGAGGCGCCCACCTCCGCCATCCTCTTCTGCCGCACCCGCAACGAAGTGGACGAGCTGAACGAGGCGCTCTCGGTGCGCGGCTACAGGCCGGAGGCGCTGCACGGCGGCCTCAACCAGGCGCAGCGCGACCGCGTGATGAAGCGCTTCCGCGACGGCACCGCGGACCTGCTGATTGCCACCGACGTGGCTGCGCGCGGGCTGGACGTGGAGCACGTGAGCCACGTCATCAACTACGACATCCCGCAGACGCCCGAGGTGTACGTCCACCGCATCGGGCGCACGGGCCGTGCCGGGCGCGAGGGGACGGCCATCACCCTGGTGCAGCCGCGCGAGCAGGGGCTGCTGCGCGGGATCGAGCGGGTGGTGGGCCGCCCCATCGAGGTCGCCCGCGTCCCCACCGTCGCCGACCTGCGCGCGCGGCGCGTGGAACTGCTCCGCTCCGCCATTCGCGAGACGATCGAGGAGGACGAGTTCGACGGCTACCGCGAGATCGCGGCGTCGCTTGCGGAGGACGGCTACGATCCGCTGGACATCGCGGCAGCCGCGGCCAAGCTGGCGGCCGACGCCACGCGCGGCGAGGAGCCGGAGAACGAGGTGGAGATCCCGCAGTGGGAAAACCGGCCCCAGCGCCCGCACGACGACACCCGCGGCCCCCGCGGCCGGCGCGACAGCTTCGACGGTCCGGGCCGTGACGGCCCCCCGCGCGGGCGCCGTCCGCGCGCGGACATGACGCGCCTCTTCATCGGAGTGGGCCGCCGCCGCGGCATCCGCCCGGGCGACATCGTGGGCGCCATCGTCGGCGAGGCCAAGATTCCCGCAGAGGGGATCGGCTCCATCGAGATCGCCGACCAGTTCACCCTGGTGGAGGTGGCCGAGGAGCACGCGGACCACGTGATCCGCACCATGTCGCGCGCCGCCATCAAGGGCCGCCCCGTCTCCATCCGCCGCTCGCACGACTGA